In one window of Chryseobacterium sp. JV274 DNA:
- a CDS encoding YebC/PmpR family DNA-binding transcriptional regulator translates to MGRAFEYRKASKMARWDKMAKTFSKIGKDIALAVKAGGTDPEANPALRRCIQNAKGANMPKDNVERAIKKASGADAENYEEITYEGYGQGGVAFFVECTTNNTTRTVANVRAIFNKFDGNLGKNGELAFIFDRKGIFTLDLAQIKMDWDDFEMEMIDGGAEDVEKDEEEVMITTAFEDFGSLSHKLDELGIEAKSAELQRIPNNTKEVNAEQFKANMKMLERFEEDDDVQNVYHNMEITEELMDSL, encoded by the coding sequence ATGGGAAGAGCATTTGAATATAGAAAAGCTTCTAAAATGGCCAGATGGGATAAAATGGCCAAAACATTCTCTAAAATAGGTAAAGACATCGCATTAGCTGTAAAAGCTGGTGGAACAGATCCGGAAGCGAATCCGGCCTTGAGAAGATGTATCCAGAATGCGAAAGGGGCAAACATGCCTAAGGACAACGTAGAACGTGCGATTAAGAAAGCAAGCGGTGCCGATGCAGAGAACTATGAAGAAATTACGTATGAAGGATACGGGCAAGGTGGTGTTGCTTTTTTTGTAGAATGTACTACAAACAATACAACAAGAACTGTAGCGAACGTGAGAGCTATTTTTAACAAGTTTGATGGTAACCTCGGGAAAAATGGTGAATTGGCATTTATTTTCGATAGAAAAGGAATTTTCACGCTTGATTTGGCTCAGATCAAAATGGATTGGGATGATTTTGAAATGGAAATGATTGATGGCGGAGCAGAAGATGTAGAAAAAGATGAAGAAGAAGTAATGATCACAACTGCTTTTGAAGATTTCGGTTCTTTATCTCACAAATTAGATGAGCTTGGTATTGAAGCGAAGAGTGCAGAACTTCAAAGAATTCCAAACAATACAAAAGAAGTAAATGCAGAACAGTTCAAAGCTAACATGAAAATGCTTGAGCGTTTCGAAGAGGATGATGACGTTCAAAACGTTTACCACAATATGGAAATCACAGAAGAGCTGATGGACTCTTTATAA
- a CDS encoding UDP-2,3-diacylglucosamine diphosphatase produces MKRNVELVVISDVHLGTYGCKAKELLRYLNSIQPKTLVLNGDIIDIWQFKKSYFPKPHLKVIRKILSLATKNTDVYYITGNHDEMFRKFTDFELGKLKVCNKICLNIDQKKTWIFHGDVFDASVQHSKWIAKLGGKGYDLLIIINNVVNWFLEKMGKEKYSFSKKIKNNVKKAVKYIGDFELTASELAIDNNYDYVVCGHIHQPQIREVVNKKGSCTYLNSGDWIENLSALEYNNKEWSIFYYDEHKHLLKDDEVEEIQEMDNSALLKIVTNFS; encoded by the coding sequence ATGAAAAGAAACGTTGAATTAGTTGTTATATCGGATGTTCATTTGGGAACTTATGGATGTAAGGCTAAAGAATTGTTGAGATATCTCAATTCTATCCAGCCTAAAACTTTAGTTTTGAACGGTGATATTATTGATATCTGGCAGTTTAAAAAGTCTTACTTCCCTAAACCTCATTTGAAAGTAATCAGAAAGATTCTTTCATTGGCAACCAAGAACACAGATGTCTATTATATCACGGGTAATCATGATGAAATGTTTCGAAAGTTCACAGATTTTGAACTTGGAAAACTTAAAGTCTGCAATAAAATCTGCCTGAATATTGATCAGAAAAAGACCTGGATATTTCACGGTGATGTTTTCGATGCATCCGTCCAGCACTCAAAATGGATCGCCAAACTTGGCGGAAAAGGCTACGACCTCCTGATTATTATTAATAATGTTGTAAATTGGTTCTTAGAAAAAATGGGTAAAGAGAAATATTCATTTTCGAAAAAGATCAAAAACAATGTGAAAAAAGCGGTAAAATATATTGGTGATTTTGAACTTACAGCTTCTGAGCTGGCTATTGACAATAATTATGATTATGTAGTTTGCGGACATATCCACCAGCCACAGATCCGTGAGGTTGTTAATAAAAAAGGATCCTGTACTTATTTGAATTCCGGGGATTGGATTGAAAATCTCTCTGCCTTGGAATACAATAATAAAGAATGGTCAATTTTTTATTATGACGAGCATAAACATTTGCTGAAAGATGATGAAGTAGAAGAAATTCAGGAAATGGATAATTCTGCTCTTTTAAAAATTGTAACCAACTTTTCCTAA
- a CDS encoding glycosyltransferase family protein, with translation MKILYAFQGTGNGHIARAQEIIPILKKYASVDTLISGHQSQLKADFDINFQYKGISLLYNKTGGLSYRKTFTENKFLEAAKTIRELELSQYDLIINDYEPLTGWASKLKKLPMIELSHQASMSFPETPKPKKKDFLGEMILKYYVPSERKIGFHFENYHPQIKKPVIRRKIRNLNPYKQGYYLVYLPSFADENIIKVLRKIPVEWKVFSKYSKVQVKVKNVEVFPIDEMQYLKYFEGCDGILCNAGFESPAEALFMDKKLFVIPIHNQYEQECNACALDKMGIPNSKVLNLQEIMEWVASDHHLKVDYPDDIEDILLNEVLIL, from the coding sequence ATGAAGATTTTGTACGCATTCCAGGGTACTGGAAACGGTCACATTGCCAGAGCACAGGAAATTATTCCTATTCTCAAAAAATATGCATCCGTTGATACGTTGATCAGTGGACACCAATCGCAATTAAAGGCTGATTTTGACATTAATTTCCAATATAAGGGTATTTCCCTCCTTTATAACAAAACAGGCGGTTTATCCTACCGAAAAACGTTTACAGAAAATAAATTCCTTGAAGCGGCCAAAACAATACGAGAATTGGAGCTCTCACAATATGATTTAATAATTAATGATTATGAACCTTTAACGGGCTGGGCTTCCAAATTGAAAAAGCTTCCGATGATAGAACTGAGCCATCAGGCTTCTATGAGTTTTCCGGAAACACCAAAGCCAAAGAAAAAGGATTTTCTGGGAGAAATGATTTTAAAATACTATGTTCCCAGTGAAAGGAAAATAGGATTTCATTTTGAAAACTATCATCCTCAGATCAAAAAGCCTGTGATCAGAAGAAAAATAAGAAACCTTAATCCTTATAAACAGGGATATTATCTTGTATATCTTCCAAGTTTTGCAGATGAAAATATCATCAAGGTTTTAAGAAAAATTCCTGTGGAATGGAAAGTATTTTCAAAATACAGCAAAGTACAGGTTAAAGTAAAAAATGTGGAAGTATTTCCTATTGATGAAATGCAATACCTGAAGTATTTTGAAGGCTGTGACGGAATTTTGTGCAACGCAGGTTTTGAATCTCCTGCAGAAGCATTGTTTATGGATAAAAAACTATTTGTTATTCCTATCCACAATCAGTATGAACAGGAATGTAATGCATGTGCCCTTGACAAAATGGGAATACCCAATTCCAAGGTTTTAAATCTTCAGGAAATTATGGAATGGGTAGCTTCTGATCATCATCTGAAAGTAGATTACCCGGATGATATTGAAGATATTCTGCTCAATGAGGTTTTAATTCTTTAA
- a CDS encoding GNAT family N-acetyltransferase, producing MKFENNKSGNGGVLTLNNEIKEVGRLTYTIFPEDHKFIISFVLVHPEFEGRGMGKFLVEEAIKFARENNWKVYPHCSYARSVMMRMSDVDDIFLKN from the coding sequence ATGAAATTTGAAAACAATAAATCCGGAAACGGCGGAGTTCTTACCCTCAATAACGAAATAAAAGAAGTAGGCAGGCTTACCTATACTATTTTCCCTGAAGATCATAAATTCATTATCTCTTTTGTATTGGTACATCCCGAATTTGAAGGCCGAGGAATGGGAAAATTCTTAGTAGAAGAAGCCATCAAATTTGCCCGAGAAAACAACTGGAAAGTATATCCACACTGTTCCTATGCAAGATCTGTGATGATGAGAATGAGTGATGTGGACGATATTTTTTTAAAGAATTAA
- a CDS encoding RDD family protein, which yields MSQIAINTSQNVNINFNIAGVGERMLAFIIDLLIRIAYVVIILYLFFNIFDLGYLLNGLDEWSIRAVYLILTFPIYIYPLVLESLMEGQTPGKRLMKIKVVKIDGYQASFADYMIRWVFRIVDVSFAGVIGLISMIVSKNNQRLGDIASGTAVISLKNNINISHTILENIHQDYIPSFPQVIALSDNDMRIIKDNYTKALKVDDRQIISKLSEKIKSILKLEIDTSKMTERQFINVIIKDYNYYTGKDN from the coding sequence ATGTCTCAAATTGCGATAAATACCTCACAAAATGTAAATATTAATTTTAATATTGCAGGCGTAGGAGAAAGGATGCTTGCCTTCATTATTGATCTTCTGATCAGGATCGCTTATGTGGTGATTATCCTGTATTTGTTCTTCAATATTTTCGACTTAGGATATTTATTAAACGGCCTTGATGAATGGTCTATAAGAGCTGTATATCTTATCCTTACTTTTCCTATTTACATTTATCCGCTTGTATTGGAAAGCTTAATGGAAGGCCAGACACCCGGCAAAAGGCTGATGAAAATCAAAGTGGTAAAGATTGACGGCTATCAGGCCAGTTTCGCCGATTATATGATCCGCTGGGTTTTCAGAATTGTTGATGTTTCATTTGCTGGAGTTATAGGACTTATCTCTATGATTGTTTCTAAAAACAACCAGCGTTTGGGAGATATTGCTTCGGGAACCGCTGTCATTTCTCTGAAAAACAATATCAATATCTCGCATACAATCCTGGAGAATATCCACCAAGATTACATTCCTTCTTTTCCACAAGTCATTGCTTTGAGCGATAATGATATGAGAATCATCAAAGATAATTATACCAAAGCGTTGAAAGTAGATGACCGCCAGATCATCAGTAAGCTGTCTGAGAAAATTAAAAGTATTCTAAAACTGGAAATAGACACTTCTAAAATGACGGAAAGACAGTTTATCAATGTGATTATTAAAGATTATAACTACTACACGGGAAAAGATAATTAA
- a CDS encoding stage II sporulation protein M has protein sequence MREVYFIKQNKEKWLGIEQVIQGKIKKNPDDLSSLYINLINDLSFAQTYYPKSNTTVYLNHLSAQIFQKIYKTKRVEENRLVYFFKTEVPLLMYQYRRYLMYAFLFFILFTSIGVLSAIYDKDFVNIILGEGYVNETIENIKHNNAVGVYQSGSTWGSTIGIIFNNIQVGAKLYIYGIAGGVGTLFALLSNSVMLGAFQYFFYDYGALKESARGIWLHGVFEIFAMVVEAMCGLILGASILFPRTFSRFNSFKKGFKDSFKIFLSTVPFTICAGIIEGYVTRHALKMPLFLNLIIIFGSLAIIGFYYFVYPSVVYKKTNKHIHDTII, from the coding sequence ATGAGAGAAGTTTATTTCATTAAACAAAATAAAGAAAAATGGTTGGGAATAGAACAGGTTATTCAAGGGAAAATTAAAAAAAATCCTGATGACCTGTCTTCATTGTATATTAACCTGATCAATGATCTTTCTTTTGCCCAGACCTATTATCCCAAAAGTAACACTACTGTTTACCTGAACCATCTGTCTGCCCAGATTTTTCAGAAGATCTATAAAACAAAAAGGGTAGAGGAGAACAGGCTGGTTTATTTTTTCAAAACTGAAGTTCCGTTGCTGATGTATCAGTACAGGAGATATCTGATGTATGCTTTTCTCTTTTTCATTTTATTTACTTCAATAGGAGTACTTTCTGCCATTTATGATAAAGATTTTGTAAATATTATTCTGGGTGAAGGTTACGTAAATGAAACCATTGAAAATATTAAGCATAATAATGCGGTAGGAGTTTATCAGAGTGGCAGTACATGGGGAAGTACCATCGGGATTATTTTTAATAATATCCAGGTAGGAGCGAAACTGTATATTTACGGAATTGCAGGCGGAGTGGGAACATTATTCGCATTGCTTTCCAATAGTGTGATGCTGGGTGCTTTCCAGTATTTTTTCTATGATTATGGAGCATTGAAAGAGAGTGCAAGAGGAATATGGCTTCATGGAGTTTTTGAGATCTTTGCCATGGTGGTAGAAGCGATGTGTGGCCTGATTCTGGGTGCATCTATTTTATTTCCGAGAACGTTTTCAAGGTTTAACTCTTTTAAAAAAGGATTTAAAGATTCATTTAAAATATTTTTAAGTACTGTTCCTTTCACAATTTGTGCAGGAATTATAGAAGGTTATGTTACAAGACATGCTTTGAAAATGCCTTTGTTTCTGAACCTGATCATTATTTTTGGCTCACTGGCAATTATAGGATTCTACTATTTTGTATATCCGTCTGTTGTCTATAAAAAAACTAATAAACACATTCATGATACAATTATATAA